The Sulfurihydrogenibium sp. YO3AOP1 genome has a window encoding:
- the purF gene encoding amidophosphoribosyltransferase produces the protein MCGVFGVYNNKSAAELTYLGLHALQHRGQESAGIAVSDGYDINLKLGQGLVNVAIKEEDLKELKGDLAIGHVRYSTAGGSNPKNIQPFFAHFYGGSFAIAHNGNLVNALRLRHELEIEGAIFRSTSDTEVFIHLIARSKQPAPPHINLHKNDEDFLPHVFEAMRKVKGAYSLLILREKQLIAIRDPYGFRPLALGKNRFGSYFVASESCAFDIVDAEYLRDINPGEVLVIDDAGIRSYYPFEHTENPKKCIFEFVYFARPDSKIFRDWVYEIRKEMGRRLAREYPMDADCVIPVLDSGLLAAMGYSEESKIPFEIGLIRNHYVGRTFIQPLQEIRDLSVRLKLNPVREAIEGKRVIVVDDSIVRGTTSKKIVNMLRKAGAKEVHMLISSPPVISPCYYGIDTPTKEELLASQMTVEEIRKFIGADSLHYLSLEGMVEAAKSKGYCTACFTGIYPVLDEIFTEVEIS, from the coding sequence ATGTGTGGTGTTTTTGGAGTTTATAATAATAAATCTGCTGCCGAGCTTACATATTTAGGATTACATGCTTTGCAGCATAGAGGACAGGAATCTGCCGGGATAGCTGTATCTGACGGTTATGACATAAATCTAAAACTTGGACAAGGTCTTGTTAATGTAGCAATAAAGGAAGAAGACCTTAAAGAGTTAAAAGGAGATTTGGCAATAGGTCATGTAAGGTATTCAACAGCTGGCGGTTCTAATCCAAAAAATATTCAACCTTTCTTTGCTCACTTTTACGGTGGAAGTTTTGCAATCGCCCATAATGGAAATCTTGTCAATGCATTGAGATTAAGGCATGAACTTGAAATAGAAGGTGCAATTTTTAGGTCTACATCAGACACAGAAGTATTTATACATCTTATAGCAAGGTCTAAACAACCCGCTCCACCACATATAAACCTTCATAAAAATGATGAAGACTTTTTGCCACATGTTTTTGAAGCAATGAGAAAGGTAAAAGGTGCATATTCTCTGCTAATTTTAAGAGAAAAACAACTTATAGCCATAAGGGACCCATACGGATTTAGACCATTAGCTCTCGGAAAAAATAGGTTTGGAAGTTATTTTGTCGCATCAGAAAGCTGTGCATTTGATATTGTAGATGCTGAATATTTAAGAGATATAAATCCGGGTGAGGTACTTGTCATAGACGATGCTGGAATAAGGTCATACTATCCGTTTGAACATACAGAAAATCCAAAAAAATGTATCTTTGAGTTTGTATACTTTGCAAGACCAGATAGCAAAATTTTTAGAGATTGGGTGTATGAAATTAGAAAAGAGATGGGAAGAAGGCTTGCAAGAGAGTATCCAATGGATGCAGATTGTGTAATTCCTGTTTTAGATTCTGGTTTACTTGCAGCAATGGGATACAGTGAGGAAAGTAAAATTCCATTTGAAATTGGTCTTATAAGAAATCATTATGTTGGTAGAACTTTTATACAGCCACTTCAAGAAATCAGAGATTTATCAGTAAGATTAAAACTAAATCCAGTTAGAGAGGCAATAGAAGGAAAAAGAGTTATCGTTGTAGATGATTCAATCGTTAGAGGAACGACAAGCAAAAAAATAGTAAACATGCTCAGAAAAGCCGGTGCTAAGGAAGTTCACATGCTTATAAGCTCACCGCCTGTAATTAGTCCTTGTTATTACGGTATAGATACACCGACAAAAGAAGAGCTCTTAGCATCTCAGATGACCGTAGAAGAAATAAGAAAATTCATAGGTGCAGATAGTCTTCATTATCTTTCATTAGAAGGAATGGTAGAGGCTGCAAAATCTAAAGGCTACTGCACAGCATGCTTTACAGGAATTTATCCAGTGTTAGATGAAATTTTTACAGAAGTAGAAATATCTTGA
- a CDS encoding transposase, whose translation MSVFKTRELSLDVFVLYIDVYHCENKADWIKVFNDLIDRGLKRVMLIVSDDFPGITKAIETLFPYTDHQLCLAHLQRNVRNQMDKEDSQVFNKELKNIKENSLDYEDGLEKLDDLCSKKYSGKC comes from the coding sequence TTGAGTGTCTTCAAAACAAGAGAGCTTTCATTAGATGTATTTGTACTGTATATAGACGTATACCACTGTGAAAACAAAGCAGACTGGATAAAAGTATTCAATGATTTAATAGATAGAGGACTAAAAAGAGTAATGCTTATAGTAAGTGATGATTTTCCTGGGATAACAAAAGCCATAGAAACACTATTTCCTTATACAGACCATCAGCTATGTTTAGCCCATTTACAAAGAAACGTTAGAAATCAGATGGATAAAGAAGATTCACAAGTATTTAACAAAGAATTAAAAAACATAAAAGAAAACAGCTTAGATTATGAAGATGGATTAGAAAAATTAGATGACTTATGTAGCAAAAAATACAGTGGAAAGTGTTAA
- the ispF gene encoding 2-C-methyl-D-erythritol 2,4-cyclodiphosphate synthase — MEVRVGIGYDIHKLESGKKLIIGGVEIPSEKGFLAHSDGDIFFHALTDALLGAVGYADIGELFPDSNPEYKNKPSEYFLFYAKKIVDDKKYKISNIDGVIIIEKPKLLPYRRQIIQNTARILGISEDRIFIKAKTNEKLDSIGKQEAASCYVVVLLTKTED; from the coding sequence TTGGAAGTAAGAGTTGGTATCGGATACGATATTCATAAATTAGAAAGTGGTAAAAAGTTAATCATTGGTGGTGTGGAAATACCATCTGAAAAAGGTTTTTTAGCTCATTCTGATGGTGATATCTTCTTTCATGCTTTAACCGATGCACTTCTTGGAGCTGTAGGATACGCAGATATTGGAGAACTATTCCCAGACTCAAACCCAGAATATAAAAACAAACCAAGTGAATACTTTCTCTTTTATGCTAAAAAAATAGTAGATGATAAAAAATATAAAATCTCAAACATAGATGGCGTTATAATAATAGAAAAACCTAAGCTTTTACCTTACAGAAGGCAAATTATACAAAACACAGCCAGAATTCTTGGAATAAGCGAAGACAGAATTTTTATAAAAGCTAAAACCAATGAAAAATTAGACAGCATAGGCAAACAAGAAGCAGCATCTTGTTATGTTGTAGTTCTACTGACAAAAACGGAGGATTAA
- a CDS encoding DUF2203 domain-containing protein, translated as MIMRYFTVKEANAILPQIKVLVEEIIEKREEIYSLVGKYEELKELSEKSDLEELEYIYAKSKIQILDDEIKELVDTIQNFGVMVKGVDPVLIDFPAKNGEEEILLCWKEDEDEIMYWHGLYEGFRGRKPISMLKPDKRSPFNFGL; from the coding sequence ATGATAATGAGATATTTTACAGTAAAAGAGGCTAATGCTATATTACCTCAAATAAAAGTTTTAGTTGAAGAAATTATAGAAAAAAGAGAAGAGATTTATAGTTTAGTTGGTAAATATGAAGAATTAAAAGAGTTATCAGAAAAAAGCGACTTAGAAGAGCTTGAATATATATATGCAAAAAGCAAAATTCAAATTTTAGATGATGAAATTAAAGAGCTTGTTGATACTATTCAAAATTTTGGAGTAATGGTAAAAGGTGTTGATCCCGTTTTAATTGATTTTCCGGCAAAAAACGGAGAGGAAGAGATACTTCTTTGCTGGAAGGAAGATGAAGATGAAATAATGTATTGGCATGGCTTGTATGAGGGATTTAGAGGAAGAAAGCCAATATCAATGTTAAAACCGGATAAAAGAAGCCCGTTTAATTTTGGACTTTGA
- a CDS encoding metal ABC transporter ATP-binding protein: MSFIEIKNLTVKIEDSVILEDINIEVNQGEIVSIVGPNGGGKTTLIKVLLGLLKPTSGTVLIDGKDPYYAIKNHMIGYVPQKSKQELDFPVSALDVVLFGLIGKNLSKKEKLDLALRYIEYVGMKGFENKIFGRLSGGQQQRIMIARSLVSDPKILILDEPSTGVDVVAQESFYEFIKRLNQERKMTIIMVSHDIGAVVSFSHKIAGLNKRLHYFGSAKDFLTKENLQKLYSADVSLLIHSDECLTCQHFNPKMLEIRH, encoded by the coding sequence ATGAGCTTTATAGAGATTAAAAACCTTACCGTAAAAATAGAAGATAGCGTCATTCTTGAAGATATTAACATTGAAGTAAATCAAGGAGAGATTGTTTCTATAGTTGGACCAAACGGTGGTGGAAAAACTACATTAATCAAAGTCTTACTTGGATTATTAAAACCAACTTCTGGAACAGTTTTAATAGATGGTAAAGATCCTTACTATGCAATAAAAAATCATATGATTGGATATGTGCCACAAAAAAGTAAACAAGAATTAGATTTTCCGGTTAGTGCTTTGGATGTTGTTTTGTTTGGTTTAATTGGTAAGAATCTATCAAAAAAGGAGAAATTAGATTTAGCTTTAAGATACATTGAATACGTTGGTATGAAAGGGTTTGAAAATAAAATTTTCGGACGGTTATCCGGTGGTCAACAGCAGAGAATCATGATAGCTCGGTCGTTAGTATCAGACCCAAAAATTTTGATACTTGATGAACCGTCCACAGGAGTTGATGTAGTGGCTCAAGAAAGTTTTTATGAATTTATAAAACGTTTAAATCAAGAAAGAAAGATGACCATCATAATGGTAAGCCATGATATAGGTGCAGTTGTAAGCTTTTCACATAAAATAGCCGGCTTAAATAAGAGGCTTCACTACTTTGGTTCTGCTAAAGACTTTTTAACAAAAGAAAATCTGCAAAAACTATATTCAGCAGATGTTAGTCTGCTAATTCATTCTGATGAGTGTTTGACCTGTCAACATTTTAATCCCAAGATGTTGGAGATACGACATTGA
- a CDS encoding metal ABC transporter permease — protein MSFLDIFTVPFMLNAFIGGLLVSVLLSVLSFFIYVKKWSFINVGISHAAFGGLAIGFFAGINPTLTGSIFAVLVGVLIGYISKKGKIHEDLTIGILLSFSMAFGVVLISFSNNYNSDLFAFLFGNILTITKEDLIYISIFTVFTIGFLLKYFDEILYCCFDEDLAYIGAVNTNFLYYSVITLIAIATVLSIKLVGSILSAAMIILPAAVSSQLTWHYKKIITLSIIFSLIIVSAGIILSFYFNLPSGSTIVILYSIVFFVIVIGKRLF, from the coding sequence TTGAGTTTTTTAGATATTTTCACAGTTCCATTTATGCTTAATGCGTTTATTGGTGGTCTACTGGTAAGTGTTTTACTTTCTGTTTTGTCATTTTTTATCTATGTTAAAAAATGGTCGTTTATAAATGTTGGTATTTCTCATGCTGCATTTGGTGGGCTTGCAATTGGCTTTTTTGCCGGAATCAATCCAACATTAACAGGTAGTATTTTTGCTGTTTTGGTGGGTGTGTTGATAGGATACATTAGCAAAAAAGGAAAAATTCATGAAGATTTGACAATAGGAATTTTGCTTTCTTTTTCAATGGCTTTTGGTGTAGTTTTAATCTCCTTTTCTAATAATTATAATTCTGATTTATTTGCATTTTTGTTTGGAAATATCTTAACAATCACAAAAGAAGATTTAATTTACATTTCTATCTTTACAGTTTTTACCATTGGATTTTTACTTAAATACTTTGACGAAATTCTTTACTGCTGTTTTGATGAAGACCTTGCTTATATTGGCGCAGTTAATACAAACTTTTTATACTACAGCGTGATAACGTTGATAGCAATAGCAACTGTTTTATCTATAAAGCTTGTAGGGTCTATTTTATCAGCTGCGATGATAATCTTGCCAGCTGCTGTCTCTTCTCAACTTACATGGCATTATAAAAAGATTATTACTCTTTCTATTATATTTAGTCTAATAATTGTAAGTGCCGGAATAATTCTTTCATTTTATTTTAACCTTCCATCCGGCTCAACGATAGTTATACTTTATTCTATCGTGTTTTTTGTGATAGTGATAGGGAAAAGGCTATTTTAA
- the recG gene encoding ATP-dependent DNA helicase RecG yields the protein MEKINKTLEIIRTVLSYNDKLLERVKVSQAILENVGDILTPGLKEDLKSIDSINVNKKREFLKIVLNFLEEVKSKYEKQTTQKQEEAKFDLVQLTKLSIEKLQSLLATEKKAFKKIQVCNVRDALFNLPNRYEDRRIKKILKVKDGETGTFIAEVEDIKKVNKGKLKVEVILKQDNVRFSAFFTHDSPYLFIAFRKGKKVKIFGKVSFFNKNISIIQPEILEPVEDIIDRIAPVYSLRGDSSVKTTGQTLNHLRRGMYKIVEKFSSVKDYMPDDILSKYNFPPLSKAIKNVHFPEDSFDIDLLNNFQDIHQKRLIFDELFLLQLAQKYRRYLLQKHPSYKISVDPNFLTNFQKNLPFELTQVQIRTIKEILADIQKEIPMNRMVQGDVGSGKTVVAATASLAVALNGYQAAVMAPTEILAWQHYHNFKNFLKNYLKDYEIAILTGSMKTSEKKQVYKAVELGEIKILIGTHALLEEKLKFKNLALAVVDEQHRFGVEQRKALIERSDKMPHVLVMTATPIPRTLALANYGDLDISKLDQLPKGRKPVKTVLLFDDEREKMYEIIKQELNKGRQAFVVYPLIQESEKSDLKSAEEGYKHWQERFPDKKVLLLHGKMSQEEKDEIMKQFKEGKAHILVSTTVIEVGVDVPNATVMVIEEAHRFGLSQIHQLRGRIGRGQYEGYCFLVVPANLKYPLKDSTKEKSRLKTLERLKILVKTTDGFEIAEKDLELRGTGEITGTRQSGESDFSIADLTRDKEILELATKEAEELIKKDPELENHRDLKQILFEKYGQRFDLVNIA from the coding sequence ATGGAAAAAATCAACAAAACACTTGAAATTATTAGAACCGTTTTATCTTACAACGATAAACTTTTAGAAAGAGTAAAAGTATCCCAAGCAATACTTGAAAACGTAGGCGATATTCTTACTCCCGGACTAAAAGAAGACTTAAAATCCATTGATAGCATAAACGTCAATAAAAAAAGAGAATTTTTAAAGATAGTTTTAAACTTTTTAGAAGAAGTAAAATCAAAGTATGAAAAACAAACTACACAAAAACAAGAAGAAGCTAAGTTTGATTTAGTCCAGCTTACAAAGTTAAGCATTGAAAAACTCCAATCCTTATTAGCCACAGAAAAGAAAGCCTTTAAAAAAATCCAAGTTTGCAATGTAAGAGATGCTCTTTTTAACCTTCCAAACAGATATGAAGACAGAAGAATAAAGAAAATCCTAAAAGTCAAAGACGGAGAAACAGGAACATTTATCGCAGAAGTTGAGGATATAAAAAAAGTCAACAAAGGAAAGTTAAAAGTAGAGGTCATTTTAAAACAAGATAATGTAAGATTTTCGGCGTTTTTCACCCATGATAGCCCTTATCTTTTTATAGCATTTAGAAAAGGTAAAAAAGTAAAAATATTTGGAAAAGTTAGCTTTTTTAATAAAAATATATCAATCATTCAGCCGGAGATTTTAGAGCCGGTAGAAGATATTATAGATAGAATAGCACCTGTTTACTCTTTAAGAGGAGATAGTTCTGTAAAAACGACAGGACAGACTTTGAACCATCTAAGAAGAGGAATGTATAAGATTGTAGAAAAATTCTCATCTGTTAAAGATTATATGCCTGATGATATATTAAGTAAGTATAACTTTCCGCCTCTTTCAAAGGCTATAAAAAATGTTCATTTCCCAGAAGATAGCTTTGATATAGATTTATTAAATAACTTCCAAGATATACATCAAAAGCGTTTAATTTTTGATGAGCTTTTTTTATTACAGCTTGCCCAAAAATACAGAAGATATTTACTACAGAAACACCCAAGCTATAAAATCAGTGTAGATCCAAACTTTTTAACAAATTTTCAAAAAAATCTACCTTTTGAATTAACTCAAGTTCAGATTAGAACCATAAAAGAGATTTTAGCGGATATACAAAAAGAAATCCCGATGAACAGAATGGTTCAAGGAGATGTTGGAAGTGGTAAGACGGTAGTAGCAGCGACTGCATCTTTGGCAGTGGCTTTAAACGGCTACCAAGCTGCAGTAATGGCACCAACAGAAATTCTTGCATGGCAACATTACCATAATTTTAAAAACTTTCTCAAAAATTATCTAAAAGATTATGAAATAGCTATTTTAACAGGAAGTATGAAGACTTCAGAAAAGAAGCAGGTATACAAAGCGGTAGAACTTGGAGAGATAAAAATCTTAATCGGAACTCATGCATTACTAGAAGAAAAACTAAAATTCAAAAACTTAGCTTTGGCAGTGGTTGACGAACAGCATAGATTTGGAGTTGAGCAAAGAAAAGCATTGATCGAACGTTCAGACAAAATGCCCCATGTATTAGTGATGACAGCAACACCAATTCCAAGAACCTTAGCATTGGCAAACTACGGAGACTTAGATATATCTAAATTGGACCAGCTTCCAAAAGGCAGAAAACCCGTAAAAACAGTCTTGCTTTTTGATGACGAAAGAGAAAAAATGTATGAAATCATAAAACAAGAGCTTAACAAAGGAAGACAAGCTTTTGTAGTTTATCCATTAATCCAAGAATCTGAAAAATCAGACCTAAAATCTGCTGAAGAAGGCTATAAACATTGGCAGGAAAGATTTCCGGATAAAAAAGTTTTACTACTTCATGGAAAAATGAGCCAAGAAGAAAAAGATGAGATAATGAAACAGTTTAAAGAAGGAAAAGCTCATATTCTTGTATCAACAACGGTTATAGAAGTTGGTGTAGATGTTCCAAATGCAACGGTGATGGTAATAGAAGAGGCTCATAGATTTGGACTTTCTCAAATTCATCAGCTAAGAGGTAGAATTGGAAGAGGTCAGTATGAAGGCTACTGCTTTTTAGTAGTCCCGGCTAATCTAAAATATCCACTAAAAGATAGTACAAAAGAAAAATCAAGATTAAAAACCTTAGAAAGACTAAAAATTCTTGTAAAAACAACAGATGGTTTTGAGATTGCAGAAAAAGACTTAGAGCTTAGAGGAACAGGAGAAATTACAGGAACAAGACAATCCGGCGAAAGCGATTTTTCTATTGCCGACTTAACAAGAGATAAAGAAATCTTAGAATTAGCTACAAAAGAAGCTGAAGAATTGATAAAAAAAGACCCAGAGCTTGAAAATCATAGAGATTTAAAGCAGATATTATTTGAAAAGTACGGTCAAAGATTTGATTTAGTTAACATTGCTTGA
- a CDS encoding phosphatase PAP2 family protein, producing MRNDWEVSIKWNVKLFYFINSRRNSFLDKFYKYFFYMGKSYSTPVYIMIFYTFLKDFSFLKHLIVSLLITGIIMPTLKYSFRHKRPSALLENVNLLEPVSLKSFPSADSGYVFTIFTVSLFYGNIYLSLILLIIALIIGYGRVYMGAHFPLDVLVGYFFGFLAGILENYLIKFIP from the coding sequence GTGAGGAATGATTGGGAAGTTAGCATTAAATGGAATGTCAAATTATTTTATTTTATAAATTCAAGAAGAAATAGCTTTCTTGATAAGTTTTACAAGTATTTCTTTTACATGGGAAAATCTTACTCAACTCCTGTCTATATTATGATTTTTTATACCTTTTTAAAAGATTTTAGCTTTCTAAAACATTTGATAGTAAGTTTACTAATAACAGGAATAATTATGCCGACTTTAAAGTATTCATTTAGACATAAACGACCTTCAGCTTTACTTGAAAATGTAAACCTTCTTGAACCTGTATCTTTAAAGAGCTTTCCGTCTGCTGATAGTGGCTACGTTTTTACAATTTTTACTGTCTCTTTATTTTATGGAAATATATATTTATCTTTAATTCTTTTGATTATAGCTTTAATAATTGGTTATGGAAGGGTCTATATGGGAGCACACTTCCCACTGGATGTATTAGTTGGTTATTTTTTTGGTTTCTTGGCAGGAATTCTTGAAAATTATTTAATTAAATTTATACCTTAA
- a CDS encoding NAD(+)/NADH kinase yields the protein MAILPFYKKVDIFTKQSEEAKEFSKELKAWFESKNIESNIFENLSDLEKEENLKGIDLLVVVGGDGSLLITARRVAKFQIPIIGINLGRLGFLTEISKDDAFKELETILSKPLCISKRMMLRVSLFREGNKILEADVLNDVVINKAVLARIVDVSVYVGDRYITTYNGDGVIVSTPNGSTAYALSAGGPIVYPMMEVFVLVPICPHTLTDRPIILPTLEPITIKMISKEKDAWLTLDGQEGTQIFYGDEIVVKQSPYYAHIVRTPYKNYFDILREKLNWK from the coding sequence ATGGCAATCTTACCGTTTTATAAAAAAGTTGATATATTTACAAAGCAATCAGAAGAAGCTAAGGAGTTTTCAAAAGAATTAAAAGCATGGTTTGAAAGTAAAAACATAGAAAGCAATATTTTTGAAAATTTATCAGACCTTGAAAAAGAAGAAAATTTAAAAGGCATAGATTTATTAGTTGTTGTTGGTGGGGATGGTTCTTTATTGATAACTGCAAGAAGAGTTGCAAAATTTCAAATTCCAATAATCGGAATCAATCTTGGAAGACTTGGATTTTTAACAGAAATTAGTAAAGATGATGCTTTTAAAGAGCTTGAAACCATACTATCTAAGCCACTTTGTATATCAAAGCGTATGATGTTAAGAGTAAGTCTTTTTAGAGAAGGAAATAAAATATTAGAAGCTGATGTATTAAATGATGTAGTTATCAATAAAGCAGTTCTTGCAAGAATTGTTGATGTTTCAGTTTATGTTGGAGATAGATATATAACTACTTACAACGGAGATGGAGTTATCGTATCAACACCAAACGGTTCTACCGCCTACGCTTTATCAGCAGGTGGTCCGATTGTGTATCCAATGATGGAAGTATTTGTTTTAGTTCCTATCTGTCCCCATACTCTAACAGACAGACCTATAATTTTGCCAACCTTAGAACCAATCACCATTAAAATGATTTCTAAAGAAAAAGACGCATGGCTAACCTTAGACGGGCAAGAAGGTACTCAAATTTTTTATGGTGATGAGATTGTTGTAAAACAATCTCCATATTATGCGCATATCGTAAGAACTCCATATAAAAATTACTTTGATATTTTGAGGGAAAAGTTAAATTGGAAGTAA
- a CDS encoding zinc-binding dehydrogenase produces MKAAYYDKLEGYKAIKIGDFPIPEINDDEVLVNIKAFSLNHLDVWVMEGKYPMPIPLPHIFASDGAGIVAKTGKNVKNVKEGDRVVIFSGLSCGYCEKCLSGRDNECNQFRPLGVLEDGVSAEYVKVPAVNVFKIPDDFSFEEASCLPITYITMWHSLITRTKIKAGDIVLIHGGASGVGTAGIQLAKLFGATVITTVGDDWKVEKCKNLGADYVINYKNEDFVEKVKEITSNNLCDVVIDHIGAETFNKSLSCAKKGGNVITFGSTTGAEVNINLRYVFGKNLTIHGVYMGTKGEFSHVLKLIPNKIRPVIDSVFELEDIQKAYEKLLSRQFFGKIVVKI; encoded by the coding sequence ATGAAAGCTGCTTACTATGACAAATTAGAAGGGTATAAAGCAATCAAAATTGGAGATTTTCCTATACCGGAGATAAACGATGATGAAGTTTTAGTCAATATAAAAGCGTTTTCTTTAAACCATTTAGATGTTTGGGTTATGGAAGGTAAGTATCCTATGCCTATTCCTCTGCCGCATATCTTTGCATCTGATGGTGCGGGTATAGTAGCAAAAACTGGTAAAAATGTTAAGAATGTAAAAGAAGGTGATAGGGTCGTTATTTTCTCCGGTCTTTCTTGTGGATACTGTGAAAAATGTTTATCCGGAAGAGACAATGAATGTAATCAGTTTAGACCTTTAGGGGTATTAGAAGATGGTGTTTCTGCTGAGTATGTAAAAGTTCCGGCTGTAAATGTTTTTAAAATTCCGGATGATTTCTCTTTTGAAGAAGCTTCATGTTTACCAATTACATACATTACGATGTGGCATTCTTTAATCACAAGAACAAAAATAAAAGCCGGTGATATAGTCTTAATTCATGGTGGGGCAAGTGGTGTAGGAACGGCTGGAATACAACTTGCAAAATTATTTGGTGCTACTGTTATCACAACCGTTGGTGATGATTGGAAGGTAGAAAAATGCAAAAATCTTGGTGCTGATTATGTGATTAACTATAAAAATGAAGATTTTGTAGAAAAGGTTAAAGAAATTACAAGTAACAATCTTTGTGATGTGGTTATAGACCATATAGGAGCTGAAACATTTAATAAGTCTCTATCCTGTGCTAAAAAAGGTGGAAATGTTATAACCTTTGGTTCAACAACAGGAGCTGAAGTCAACATAAATTTAAGATATGTATTTGGAAAAAATCTAACCATACACGGTGTATACATGGGAACAAAAGGCGAGTTCTCACATGTCTTAAAACTCATTCCAAATAAAATCAGACCAGTCATTGACTCTGTATTTGAATTAGAAGATATTCAAAAAGCTTATGAAAAATTGCTAAGCAGACAGTTTTTTGGAAAGATTGTAGTTAAGATATGA
- a CDS encoding PHP domain-containing protein, with amino-acid sequence MLILYLEFRPFKVLKLDETKEEAIPSHNLYTYNVIVHVHTQFSFDSLGKPSDIKKAMEINNIDYVFITDHDNLDYKYFEDGKVFAGIEKNTPDGRLLLLGNQLPVISHPHNFDFDHYRWKGEFRKGYLYEFIDIKDIIVWNKFFTGICLIKNLLILPISRNLIHKWNCLIPIDKWRELYFTRAKGLNIIGGLDLHVKVVYQEKTHGVLIPSYKSGFKWLINKVYSKEPLNSKEDVLKSLSDGNLYLSINQNFVDIFAIDKEGIKILGERVCKDGKIYFSFDKSKRVKILFKDGKKVFITDKKHFSYKLKEGGIYHLEVYEYDFRIFNLYFGFRPVVITNFFEVVSEE; translated from the coding sequence TTGCTTATTCTATACTTAGAGTTTAGACCATTTAAAGTATTAAAATTAGATGAAACAAAAGAAGAGGCTATACCTTCTCATAATCTATATACATACAACGTTATAGTCCATGTTCATACGCAGTTTTCATTTGATTCACTTGGCAAACCATCAGACATAAAGAAAGCTATGGAAATTAATAATATTGATTATGTTTTCATCACAGACCATGATAATCTTGATTACAAATATTTTGAAGATGGTAAAGTATTTGCGGGTATAGAAAAAAACACACCAGATGGTAGATTACTGCTTCTTGGAAATCAGCTACCCGTAATATCTCACCCACATAACTTTGATTTTGACCACTACAGATGGAAAGGAGAGTTTAGAAAAGGCTATCTGTATGAATTTATTGACATAAAAGATATTATCGTATGGAACAAATTTTTTACAGGCATCTGTCTTATAAAAAACCTGTTAATCCTGCCAATTTCAAGAAATTTGATTCACAAATGGAACTGTCTTATTCCTATTGATAAATGGAGAGAACTTTATTTTACAAGAGCAAAAGGATTAAACATTATTGGTGGTTTGGATTTGCATGTAAAAGTTGTTTACCAAGAAAAAACCCACGGGGTATTAATTCCTTCTTACAAGTCAGGCTTTAAATGGCTTATCAATAAAGTTTACTCAAAAGAACCTTTAAATTCAAAAGAAGATGTTTTAAAGTCTCTTTCAGATGGCAATCTTTATTTAAGCATAAATCAAAATTTTGTTGATATATTTGCCATAGACAAGGAAGGTATTAAAATTCTCGGCGAGAGAGTTTGTAAAGATGGTAAAATTTACTTTTCCTTTGATAAAAGCAAGAGAGTTAAAATCTTATTTAAAGATGGTAAAAAAGTTTTCATAACAGATAAAAAACATTTTTCTTATAAACTTAAAGAAGGAGGCATTTATCATTTAGAAGTTTATGAGTATGATTTTAGAATTTTTAATCTTTACTTTGGATTTAGACCCGTTGTAATAACTAACTTTTTTGAGGTTGTCAGTGAGGAATGA